Proteins co-encoded in one Microscilla marina ATCC 23134 genomic window:
- a CDS encoding DUF4389 domain-containing protein has protein sequence WQLRVQARMLNLIDGNPPHGMNAQDEAVELVIEYPGKQNQGDAIMKFFLGFFMFIPHYFVLIFRIIVLYFYSLLAFFTILISAEYPEGGHKYAVDTLRYVMRINLYFGFMNDRYPPFSGAPDEELGLERR, from the coding sequence ACTGGCAATTGAGAGTGCAGGCACGAATGCTAAACCTGATAGATGGAAATCCACCCCACGGGATGAACGCCCAAGATGAAGCCGTAGAGTTGGTGATAGAATATCCAGGCAAACAAAACCAAGGAGATGCTATCATGAAGTTTTTTCTGGGTTTTTTCATGTTCATTCCCCATTATTTTGTGTTAATTTTCAGGATAATTGTATTGTACTTCTATTCTTTATTGGCATTTTTTACCATACTTATCTCAGCTGAGTACCCAGAAGGTGGTCACAAGTATGCTGTAGATACACTAAGGTATGTGATGCGAATTAACTTGTATTTTGGTTTTATGAACGATCGTTATCCTCCTTTTTCAGGAGCTCCTGATGAAGAGCTAGGCTTAGAAAGACGTTAA
- a CDS encoding IS1634 family transposase translates to MQSFPISKNLDHLGLVSGMCDRLNLSSKIDELLPNTNGLHQVSTGTCVKALILNGLGFAERRLYLSPHFFSDKPVAHLLGENLSAEMFNDDRLGRCLDDLYAFGVSELFSHLAAQSYEILGLSEEVDSEFRHLDATSFGLEGQYNSELNEAEVSCLHITQGYSRDHRPDLNQVMLNLVVENSSGIPLLMEGLHGNTSDQTSFGQTIDDYVERLQNNGQPICWVADSALYTEETIGKISGRHYWITRVPSKLTAVQELLLQVQPEHMQFFTEEKLKNYRYQKVCNSYGGVRQEWMVVFSEAGYKRDVHSLKKRYLKKSSEEHQDFIKLCKKVFSCKQDAEKAWEQFSKKCQYLSIEDLNFQQVKGFKKPGKPPKGAQKQTIGYRITGCPLTKLTHYEQLRQKQGKFVIASNDTAQRWGNGHKLLAYKGQSNVEKGFRFLKDKAFLADSFFVKKPERLEAILMIMALSLMVYAALERELRKNLQQEKEFVLDQTKKETQKPTMKWIFEFFRGIHCLWVNQEQPMLILNMNEMHTKVIRLLGQEVRKYYLLE, encoded by the coding sequence ATGCAATCATTTCCCATAAGTAAAAACCTTGACCACTTAGGGTTGGTAAGTGGCATGTGTGATCGTTTAAACTTGAGCTCTAAAATAGATGAGCTTTTACCTAACACCAATGGGCTTCATCAAGTAAGCACAGGTACTTGCGTCAAAGCCTTGATTTTAAATGGTTTAGGTTTTGCCGAGCGTCGCTTATACCTGAGTCCTCATTTTTTTTCTGATAAGCCTGTTGCTCACTTATTAGGAGAAAATCTAAGCGCAGAAATGTTCAATGATGATCGTCTTGGTCGTTGCTTGGATGATTTGTATGCCTTTGGTGTAAGTGAGTTATTCAGCCATTTGGCTGCACAGAGTTATGAAATACTGGGTTTGTCAGAAGAAGTAGACTCAGAGTTTCGCCACTTGGATGCGACCAGTTTTGGGTTGGAAGGGCAATATAATAGTGAACTTAACGAAGCAGAGGTTTCTTGCCTTCACATCACCCAAGGTTACAGCCGGGATCACCGCCCTGACCTAAATCAGGTAATGCTTAACTTGGTAGTAGAAAACTCCTCAGGCATACCTTTGCTTATGGAAGGTTTGCATGGCAATACAAGTGACCAAACAAGCTTTGGTCAAACCATTGATGATTATGTAGAACGTTTGCAGAATAATGGTCAGCCTATATGTTGGGTGGCAGATAGTGCCTTATACACTGAGGAAACCATCGGTAAAATCTCAGGTCGGCATTATTGGATCACCCGTGTTCCTTCCAAGCTTACTGCTGTTCAAGAATTACTCCTACAGGTACAGCCAGAGCATATGCAATTCTTCACAGAAGAAAAATTGAAAAACTACCGCTACCAGAAAGTATGCAACAGCTATGGAGGTGTAAGACAAGAATGGATGGTTGTCTTTTCTGAGGCAGGTTATAAGCGGGATGTTCATAGTTTGAAAAAACGTTACCTAAAAAAAAGCAGTGAAGAGCACCAAGACTTTATCAAGCTTTGCAAAAAGGTTTTTAGCTGTAAACAGGATGCAGAAAAAGCCTGGGAACAATTTTCAAAAAAGTGCCAGTACTTGTCAATAGAAGACCTGAATTTTCAACAAGTCAAGGGGTTTAAAAAACCAGGTAAACCTCCCAAAGGAGCTCAAAAACAGACCATAGGGTATCGTATTACAGGGTGTCCACTAACCAAACTCACACACTATGAACAACTAAGACAAAAACAGGGCAAGTTTGTGATTGCTTCCAATGATACAGCACAAAGGTGGGGGAATGGACATAAACTACTGGCTTACAAAGGACAATCTAATGTCGAGAAAGGTTTTAGGTTTTTGAAAGATAAAGCTTTCCTTGCTGATAGCTTCTTTGTAAAAAAGCCAGAGAGACTTGAAGCTATACTCATGATTATGGCATTGTCGCTGATGGTGTATGCAGCTTTGGAGAGAGAATTAAGAAAAAACCTGCAGCAGGAAAAGGAGTTTGTCCTGGATCAAACTAAAAAAGAAACTCAAAAACCCACAATGAAATGGATTTTCGAGTTTTTTAGAGGCATTCACTGCTTGTGGGTTAATCAAGAACAACCTATGCTCATTCTTAATATGAATGAGATGCATACAAAGGTCATTAGGTTACTGGGGCAAGAAGTTAGGAAATACTATCTCCTTGAATAA
- a CDS encoding SpoIIE family protein phosphatase: protein MVKWILCIALLICGVDIAQAQTSWQEAKITQKAEIKIYHINITPFIYKEDNEVKGLEADIIRGFVKFVKKKYNIEVIPTFQEQESFGKVYQLMKGGYPGEFAASTFSVTEERKEEVVFSPVYMPDIEVLISSANLPILQDSNEVATSFKGVTAAVVPRSTGTANLQRIATYLPSLRYKKVKHFDDLTAAVATHTNHIAYIQLAEYLMTLKKGLKIKRQNLFQVNKAGRAIVLPKKSGWKEPIDAFFNSAEFKPWINELIKKYFGHDVKELIWKLSSSHNQNQQNLLLFTKEKEISELEIAKKQLEIERQTLLRNVSIVIVLAILLIAFFIFNRYQLQQKTNRLLQKKNEEILHQKQELIGKNEELQLQQEEILSQQNFIESKNTELERKNKEVADSIQAAQVIQKAILPFRERMAKHLKNFFVLYRPKDIVSGDFYWLHQRDNKVFLAIVDCTGHGVPGAFMSMIGYMILDKLVIVDRLNNPAEILNRCHASVMNVLEGNDNSGDYGMDVAFLMMERINEQQTRATFSGAKRPLLYVPAGTKSIQEVSGNRHSIGGVHKYKFHFSNHEVTLENGSLIYLSTDGFSDQNNAERKKYGKQRFKEMLKSITNQPLTKQKESLERALNDHMFGTVQRDDILLIGFRI, encoded by the coding sequence ATGGTCAAATGGATACTATGCATTGCCTTGCTTATTTGCGGTGTAGACATTGCTCAGGCACAAACTTCATGGCAAGAAGCCAAAATAACCCAAAAGGCTGAAATAAAGATTTATCATATCAATATCACGCCTTTTATCTATAAAGAAGATAATGAGGTAAAAGGACTTGAGGCGGACATTATACGTGGTTTTGTCAAGTTTGTAAAGAAAAAATACAACATTGAGGTTATCCCTACTTTTCAGGAACAGGAAAGTTTTGGTAAAGTATACCAACTGATGAAGGGAGGCTACCCTGGCGAATTTGCTGCGTCTACTTTTTCGGTTACCGAAGAACGAAAAGAAGAAGTCGTTTTTAGCCCGGTATACATGCCCGATATAGAGGTGCTCATATCCAGCGCAAACCTGCCTATACTTCAGGATAGCAACGAAGTAGCAACTAGTTTTAAGGGGGTTACTGCCGCCGTTGTACCCCGCAGTACTGGTACTGCAAACCTTCAACGTATAGCTACCTACCTGCCCAGCCTTCGTTATAAAAAAGTGAAACACTTTGACGATCTAACAGCTGCTGTAGCTACCCATACCAACCATATTGCTTATATACAACTTGCTGAATATTTGATGACATTAAAAAAAGGCCTGAAAATAAAGCGACAAAACCTGTTTCAGGTTAACAAAGCAGGACGAGCTATTGTGCTTCCTAAAAAAAGTGGCTGGAAAGAACCTATTGATGCTTTTTTTAACTCGGCAGAATTCAAGCCCTGGATCAATGAACTCATCAAGAAGTATTTTGGTCACGATGTAAAAGAACTGATCTGGAAACTGTCAAGTTCTCACAATCAAAACCAGCAAAATTTATTGCTTTTTACCAAAGAAAAAGAAATCAGCGAGCTGGAAATAGCCAAAAAGCAATTGGAAATAGAACGCCAAACGCTGCTCCGTAATGTTTCTATAGTTATTGTACTTGCCATTTTGCTCATTGCTTTCTTTATTTTCAATCGTTATCAACTCCAGCAAAAAACCAATCGACTTTTACAGAAAAAAAATGAGGAGATTCTACACCAAAAACAAGAACTCATTGGCAAGAATGAAGAACTTCAATTACAACAGGAGGAAATTTTAAGCCAGCAAAACTTTATTGAAAGTAAGAATACGGAACTAGAGCGTAAAAACAAAGAAGTAGCAGATAGTATACAAGCTGCTCAAGTGATTCAAAAAGCTATTTTGCCCTTTCGGGAAAGAATGGCAAAACACCTCAAAAACTTTTTTGTGCTATATCGCCCCAAAGATATTGTATCTGGAGACTTTTATTGGCTGCACCAACGTGACAACAAGGTCTTTTTGGCAATAGTAGACTGTACCGGACATGGGGTGCCAGGAGCTTTTATGTCTATGATTGGCTATATGATTCTGGATAAACTCGTGATTGTAGATCGTTTGAACAACCCTGCCGAAATACTGAATCGCTGCCATGCTTCGGTAATGAACGTACTGGAAGGCAATGATAACTCAGGGGACTATGGAATGGATGTGGCTTTTCTGATGATGGAACGTATCAATGAACAACAAACCAGGGCTACTTTTTCTGGCGCCAAACGTCCATTGCTATATGTACCCGCTGGTACTAAAAGCATTCAGGAGGTAAGTGGCAACAGGCACTCGATTGGAGGGGTGCATAAATACAAATTTCATTTTAGCAACCACGAAGTTACTTTAGAAAACGGTAGTTTGATTTACCTAAGTACGGATGGGTTTTCTGACCAAAATAATGCTGAGCGAAAAAAATATGGTAAACAACGGTTCAAAGAAATGCTCAAAAGCATCACCAACCAACCTTTGACCAAGCAAAAAGAAAGTCTGGAACGGGCACTGAACGACCACATGTTTGGCACTGTACAACGTGACGATATTTTGTTAATTGGTTTTCGGATATAA
- a CDS encoding N-acetylmuramoyl-L-alanine amidase, producing the protein MQTTLFNPLNPFTIIHLILGKRLLVLVILCSHFSCKGQPENKSYKYLKHYYTKRATKYLIKDKQVKQAFSISDSGIVLYTTPEKGHKKEVEYYLPWQHLRAFQERAAARPSEAFKYYKQKRLPQLTAGLMRPAKFIINGDPAHPLKGLRVALDPGHIAGNLAMAKKERKFIDLTLASGKRLSFFESELAWYTCRVLANLLEQKGARVILTRKRFDLMALDSTYQQVFENYRQQQAKKGIKVKRSQKWSVFFKKFRKADFNARVEKINNFKPHLTMIVHYNVDGANAPWNKPTPHNNCMAFVAGSFMKNELSATEHRFNFLRLLLTKDIESSVSFSKTILQQIVTQLNVPILPKQNNQPFINRACMGTKATGVYARNLSMARKVYGTLCFIEPLYQDNKQEIRALSNKDYELKGKKIPTRVVEVAKAYYKGIVAYLKK; encoded by the coding sequence ATGCAAACAACTCTTTTTAACCCCTTGAATCCATTTACCATTATACACTTGATACTTGGCAAAAGGTTACTGGTATTGGTCATTTTATGTAGCCATTTTAGTTGTAAGGGGCAACCCGAAAACAAATCGTACAAATACCTGAAACATTACTACACCAAAAGAGCCACTAAATATTTAATTAAAGACAAACAGGTGAAGCAAGCATTTAGCATAAGCGATAGTGGCATTGTGTTATATACAACCCCTGAAAAAGGGCATAAAAAAGAAGTAGAGTACTATTTGCCTTGGCAACACTTAAGGGCTTTTCAAGAAAGAGCTGCTGCTCGCCCATCAGAAGCATTCAAGTATTATAAGCAAAAGAGACTTCCTCAATTAACTGCTGGCTTGATGAGACCAGCTAAGTTTATAATCAACGGAGACCCTGCTCACCCGCTCAAAGGGCTTAGGGTGGCGCTTGACCCCGGACATATTGCAGGTAACCTGGCTATGGCCAAAAAAGAAAGGAAGTTTATAGACTTGACCCTTGCCAGTGGTAAACGCCTGAGTTTTTTTGAGTCGGAACTAGCCTGGTATACCTGCCGTGTACTCGCCAACCTGCTGGAGCAAAAGGGGGCACGGGTAATACTTACCCGCAAACGCTTTGATTTGATGGCGCTGGATTCTACCTATCAACAAGTTTTTGAAAACTATAGGCAACAACAAGCCAAAAAAGGAATCAAAGTAAAAAGGAGTCAAAAATGGTCAGTGTTTTTCAAAAAATTTCGTAAGGCTGATTTTAACGCCCGCGTTGAAAAAATCAACAACTTCAAGCCTCACCTCACTATGATTGTTCATTATAATGTAGATGGCGCCAATGCACCGTGGAACAAACCCACTCCTCATAATAATTGCATGGCGTTTGTGGCGGGTAGTTTTATGAAAAACGAGCTAAGTGCTACCGAACACCGTTTCAATTTTTTGCGACTGTTGCTCACTAAAGATATTGAGTCATCGGTAAGTTTTTCTAAAACAATATTGCAACAGATAGTTACCCAACTCAATGTACCTATTTTGCCCAAGCAAAATAACCAACCTTTTATCAACAGGGCTTGTATGGGCACTAAGGCTACTGGTGTGTATGCCCGCAACCTGTCGATGGCACGCAAAGTATATGGCACCTTGTGTTTTATTGAGCCTCTGTATCAGGATAATAAACAAGAAATACGTGCATTAAGTAACAAAGATTATGAATTGAAAGGCAAGAAAATACCTACGCGGGTAGTAGAGGTAGCAAAGGCTTATTATAAGGGCATTGTGGCTTATTTAAAAAAGTAG